The following are encoded together in the Equus przewalskii isolate Varuska chromosome 14, EquPr2, whole genome shotgun sequence genome:
- the NCAPH gene encoding condensin complex subunit 2 isoform X4, with amino-acid sequence MGTLCPDTCGDPQSASLPSDRVLSMALPRKASLSTPDTPVLKDFPQNDDEKERLQRRRSRVTDLQLNADSPHFLASPSSRNIDVSAMTPKFTNTQIAEHYSTCIKLSTENKITTKNAFGLHLIDFMSEILKQKDTEPTNFKVAAGTLDASAKIYAVRVDAVHTDVFRVLGGLGKDVPSPEEVESQGADGSAAEMGAGRKPPKPKKKHSYKTIEQNVSNLNVPEADRKCEVDPMFQRTIASFDECSTAGVFLSTLHCHDYRSELLFPSDVRVLSTEAPLDFPDLGWVDMTDLKAPLQQCAEDRQICPSLAGFQFTNWDSETHNESVSALVDKFKKNDEVFDINAEVEESDCGDFPKGPLEDDFDDNDEPDHTTAGDPEEVRSSEEPCHVQSCQEEMIPLGDGDIRTMCPLLSMKPGEYSYFSPRTMSMWAGPDHWRFRPRHKHDAASQAENRKKSTKKDFEIDFDDDIDFDVYFQKTKAATILSKSTLENQSWRATTLPTDFHYETNDLVQLHLKPGTRLLRMAQGERTGTVHYEEIGDYDYNNPNDTSNFCPGLQAADSDSEESDDLFVGPVGTLDLTPDPHHPPKTTQENDDLPEVQGLDITTYGESNLVAEPQKVNKIEIHYAKTAKKMDMKKLKQSMWHLLADSSKQADAEANHRETGEEEQPVEVANGKTLSRLTKDLQKSLPPVMAQNLSVPLAFACLLHLANEKVGKSESRAGRKQGSF; translated from the exons ATACCTGTGGAGACCCCCAGAGTGCCTCCTTACCTTCAGATCGGGTGCTCTCAATGGCCTTGCCCAGGAAGGCCTCTCTCAGTACTCCTGATACCCCAGTCCTTAAAGACTTTCCCCAGAATGACGATGAAAAGGAGCGACTGCAGCGGAGGCGCTCCAGGGTCACTGACCTGCAGCTCAACGCCGACTCGCCTCATTTCCTGGCCTCCCCCTCCAGCAG GAATATTGATGTTTCAGCTATGACTCCTAAGTTTACGAACACACAGATTGCAGAGCATTACTCCACGTGTATCAAACTATCCACTGAAAAT aaaATCACTACCAAGAATGCATTTGGCTTGCACTTGATTGATTTCATGTCAGAGATTCTTAAACAGAAAGACACCGAACCGACCAACTTTAAA GTGGCTGCTGGCACTCTGGATGCCAGCGCCAAGATCTATGCTGTGCGTGTAGATGCTGTCCACACTGACGTATTCAGAGTCCTTGGGGGACTGGGCAAAGATGTGCCGTCTCCGGAAGAAGTCGAGAGCCAAGGTGCAG ATGGAAGTGCTGCTGAAATGGGAGCTGGCCGAAAGCCTCCAAAGCCAAAGAAGAAGCACTCGTACAAAACCATCGAGCAGAACGTGAGCAACCTCAATGTCCCCGAGGCGGATCGGAAGTGTGAG GTTGACCCCATGTTTCAGAGGACTATAGCCTCGTTCGATGAGTGCAGCACAGCAGGAGTCTTTctctccaccctccactgccaCGACTACAGGAGTGAGCTGCTTTTTCCTTCCGATGTCCGGGTGCTCTCCACTGAGGCCCCTCTCGATTTCCCAGATTTAGGTTGGGTGGACATGACGGATTTAAAAG CGCCCTTGCAGCAGTGTGCCGAAGATCGCCAGATCTGCCCTTCCCTGGCCggcttccagttcactaattggGACAGTGAAACACATAATGAG tcGGTGTCGGCCCTGGTAGACAAGTTTAAGAAGAATGACGAGGTGTTCGACATCAACGCCGAGGTGGAGGAGAGTGACTGCGGGGACTTCCCAAAGGGGCCCCTGGAGGACGACTTTGATGATAATGATGAACCTGACCACACCACAGCTGGGGATCCCGAAGAAGTCAGGAGCTCAGAGGAGCCCTGCCACGTTCAGAGCTGCCA GGAAGAAATGATTCCCCTTGGGGATGGAGACATTAGGACCATGTGCCCTCTTCTTTCCATGAAACCTGGAGAATATTCTTATTTCAGTCCCCGTACCATGTCAATGTGGGCTGGCCCGGATCACTGGCGCTTTAGACCCCGACACAAAC ACGATGCTGCCTCACaagcagagaacagaaagaagagtacaaagaaagattttgaaatcGACTTTGATGATGATATTGACTTTGATGtgtattttcaaaaaacaaag gCTGCTACTATTCTGTCCAAGTCCACTTTAGAGAACCAGAGTTGGAGAGCCACCACTCTTCCTACGGATTTCCACTACGAGACTAATGATCTTGTCCAGCTGCATCTCAAACCAGGCACCAGG tTACTTAGAATGGCCCAAGGCGAGAGGACAGGGACCGTGCATTATGAAGAAATTGGAGACTATGATTACAACAACCCGAACGACACCTCCAACTTCTGCCCTGGATTACAG GCTGCAGACAGTGATTCTGAAGAGTCAGATGACTTATTTGTGGGACCAGTTGGGACCCTTGACCTTACACCTGATCCTCACCATCCACCTAAGACAACACAGGAAAACGATGACCTGCCTGAAGTCCAAGGATTAGATATCACCACTTACGGGGAGTCCAATCTGGTAGCGGAGCCTCAGAAG gtaaataaaattgaaattcatTATGCCAAGACTGCCAAAAAGATGGACATGAAGAagttgaagcagagcatgtggcaTTTGCTGGCAGACTCCTCAAAGCAAGCAGATGCCGAG GCAAACCACAGAGAAACTGGGGAAGAGGAGCAGCCGGTGGAGGTGGCCAACGGGAAGACGCTCAGCAGGCTCACAAAGGACCTGCAGAAGAG CCTACCTCCCGTCATGGCTCAgaacctctctgtacctctggCCTTTGCCTGCCTCCTACATTTAGCCAATGAAAAGGTGGGTAAATCTG
- the NCAPH gene encoding condensin complex subunit 2 isoform X5 gives MFVSDRQRSIRNPPRNPDCRGSSHRVGKDLDTCGDPQSASLPSDRVLSMALPRKASLSTPDTPVLKDFPQNDDEKERLQRRRSRVTDLQLNADSPHFLASPSSRNIDVSAMTPKFTNTQIAEHYSTCIKLSTENKITTKNAFGLHLIDFMSEILKQKDTEPTNFKVAAGTLDASAKIYAVRVDAVHTDVFRVLGGLGKDVPSPEEVESQGADGSAAEMGAGRKPPKPKKKHSYKTIEQNVSNLNVPEADRKCEVDPMFQRTIASFDECSTAGVFLSTLHCHDYRSELLFPSDVRVLSTEAPLDFPDLGWVDMTDLKAPLQQCAEDRQICPSLAGFQFTNWDSETHNESVSALVDKFKKNDEVFDINAEVEESDCGDFPKGPLEDDFDDNDEPDHTTAGDPEEVRSSEEPCHVQSCQEEMIPLGDGDIRTMCPLLSMKPGEYSYFSPRTMSMWAGPDHWRFRPRHKHDAASQAENRKKSTKKDFEIDFDDDIDFDVYFQKTKAATILSKSTLENQSWRATTLPTDFHYETNDLVQLHLKPGTRLLRMAQGERTGTVHYEEIGDYDYNNPNDTSNFCPGLQAADSDSEESDDLFVGPVGTLDLTPDPHHPPKTTQENDDLPEVQGLDITTYGESNLVAEPQKVNKIEIHYAKTAKKMDMKKLKQSMWHLLADSSKQADAEANHRETGEEEQPVEVANGKTLSRLTKDLQKSLPPVMAQNLSVPLAFACLLHLANEKNLELEGNKDLSDVFVRQEDESSSKQAAAGATSPVQ, from the exons ATGTTTGTCTCAGACCGGCAAAGAAGCATCAGAAACCCACCAAGAAACCCAGACTGTCGAGGTTCTAGCCATAGAGTTGGAAAAGATCTTG ATACCTGTGGAGACCCCCAGAGTGCCTCCTTACCTTCAGATCGGGTGCTCTCAATGGCCTTGCCCAGGAAGGCCTCTCTCAGTACTCCTGATACCCCAGTCCTTAAAGACTTTCCCCAGAATGACGATGAAAAGGAGCGACTGCAGCGGAGGCGCTCCAGGGTCACTGACCTGCAGCTCAACGCCGACTCGCCTCATTTCCTGGCCTCCCCCTCCAGCAG GAATATTGATGTTTCAGCTATGACTCCTAAGTTTACGAACACACAGATTGCAGAGCATTACTCCACGTGTATCAAACTATCCACTGAAAAT aaaATCACTACCAAGAATGCATTTGGCTTGCACTTGATTGATTTCATGTCAGAGATTCTTAAACAGAAAGACACCGAACCGACCAACTTTAAA GTGGCTGCTGGCACTCTGGATGCCAGCGCCAAGATCTATGCTGTGCGTGTAGATGCTGTCCACACTGACGTATTCAGAGTCCTTGGGGGACTGGGCAAAGATGTGCCGTCTCCGGAAGAAGTCGAGAGCCAAGGTGCAG ATGGAAGTGCTGCTGAAATGGGAGCTGGCCGAAAGCCTCCAAAGCCAAAGAAGAAGCACTCGTACAAAACCATCGAGCAGAACGTGAGCAACCTCAATGTCCCCGAGGCGGATCGGAAGTGTGAG GTTGACCCCATGTTTCAGAGGACTATAGCCTCGTTCGATGAGTGCAGCACAGCAGGAGTCTTTctctccaccctccactgccaCGACTACAGGAGTGAGCTGCTTTTTCCTTCCGATGTCCGGGTGCTCTCCACTGAGGCCCCTCTCGATTTCCCAGATTTAGGTTGGGTGGACATGACGGATTTAAAAG CGCCCTTGCAGCAGTGTGCCGAAGATCGCCAGATCTGCCCTTCCCTGGCCggcttccagttcactaattggGACAGTGAAACACATAATGAG tcGGTGTCGGCCCTGGTAGACAAGTTTAAGAAGAATGACGAGGTGTTCGACATCAACGCCGAGGTGGAGGAGAGTGACTGCGGGGACTTCCCAAAGGGGCCCCTGGAGGACGACTTTGATGATAATGATGAACCTGACCACACCACAGCTGGGGATCCCGAAGAAGTCAGGAGCTCAGAGGAGCCCTGCCACGTTCAGAGCTGCCA GGAAGAAATGATTCCCCTTGGGGATGGAGACATTAGGACCATGTGCCCTCTTCTTTCCATGAAACCTGGAGAATATTCTTATTTCAGTCCCCGTACCATGTCAATGTGGGCTGGCCCGGATCACTGGCGCTTTAGACCCCGACACAAAC ACGATGCTGCCTCACaagcagagaacagaaagaagagtacaaagaaagattttgaaatcGACTTTGATGATGATATTGACTTTGATGtgtattttcaaaaaacaaag gCTGCTACTATTCTGTCCAAGTCCACTTTAGAGAACCAGAGTTGGAGAGCCACCACTCTTCCTACGGATTTCCACTACGAGACTAATGATCTTGTCCAGCTGCATCTCAAACCAGGCACCAGG tTACTTAGAATGGCCCAAGGCGAGAGGACAGGGACCGTGCATTATGAAGAAATTGGAGACTATGATTACAACAACCCGAACGACACCTCCAACTTCTGCCCTGGATTACAG GCTGCAGACAGTGATTCTGAAGAGTCAGATGACTTATTTGTGGGACCAGTTGGGACCCTTGACCTTACACCTGATCCTCACCATCCACCTAAGACAACACAGGAAAACGATGACCTGCCTGAAGTCCAAGGATTAGATATCACCACTTACGGGGAGTCCAATCTGGTAGCGGAGCCTCAGAAG gtaaataaaattgaaattcatTATGCCAAGACTGCCAAAAAGATGGACATGAAGAagttgaagcagagcatgtggcaTTTGCTGGCAGACTCCTCAAAGCAAGCAGATGCCGAG GCAAACCACAGAGAAACTGGGGAAGAGGAGCAGCCGGTGGAGGTGGCCAACGGGAAGACGCTCAGCAGGCTCACAAAGGACCTGCAGAAGAG CCTACCTCCCGTCATGGCTCAgaacctctctgtacctctggCCTTTGCCTGCCTCCTACATTTAGCCAATGAAAAG
- the NCAPH gene encoding condensin complex subunit 2 isoform X6 translates to MFVSDRQRSIRNPPRNPDCRGSSHRVGKDLDTCGDPQSASLPSDRVLSMALPRKASLSTPDTPVLKDFPQNDDEKERLQRRRSRVTDLQLNADSPHFLASPSSRNIDVSAMTPKFTNTQIAEHYSTCIKLSTENKITTKNAFGLHLIDFMSEILKQKDTEPTNFKVAAGTLDASAKIYAVRVDAVHTDVFRVLGGLGKDVPSPEEVESQGADGSAAEMGAGRKPPKPKKKHSYKTIEQNVSNLNVPEADRKCEVDPMFQRTIASFDECSTAGVFLSTLHCHDYRSELLFPSDVRVLSTEAPLDFPDLGWVDMTDLKAPLQQCAEDRQICPSLAGFQFTNWDSETHNESVSALVDKFKKNDEVFDINAEVEESDCGDFPKGPLEDDFDDNDEPDHTTAGDPEEVRSSEEPCHVQSCQEEMIPLGDGDIRTMCPLLSMKPGEYSYFSPRTMSMWAGPDHWRFRPRHKHDAASQAENRKKSTKKDFEIDFDDDIDFDVYFQKTKAATILSKSTLENQSWRATTLPTDFHYETNDLVQLHLKPGTRLLRMAQGERTGTVHYEEIGDYDYNNPNDTSNFCPGLQAADSDSEESDDLFVGPVGTLDLTPDPHHPPKTTQENDDLPEVQGLDITTYGESNLVAEPQKVNKIEIHYAKTAKKMDMKKLKQSMWHLLADSSKQADAEANHRETGEEEQPVEVANGKTLSRLTKDLQKSLPPVMAQNLSVPLAFACLLHLANEKVGKSESRAGRKQGSF, encoded by the exons ATGTTTGTCTCAGACCGGCAAAGAAGCATCAGAAACCCACCAAGAAACCCAGACTGTCGAGGTTCTAGCCATAGAGTTGGAAAAGATCTTG ATACCTGTGGAGACCCCCAGAGTGCCTCCTTACCTTCAGATCGGGTGCTCTCAATGGCCTTGCCCAGGAAGGCCTCTCTCAGTACTCCTGATACCCCAGTCCTTAAAGACTTTCCCCAGAATGACGATGAAAAGGAGCGACTGCAGCGGAGGCGCTCCAGGGTCACTGACCTGCAGCTCAACGCCGACTCGCCTCATTTCCTGGCCTCCCCCTCCAGCAG GAATATTGATGTTTCAGCTATGACTCCTAAGTTTACGAACACACAGATTGCAGAGCATTACTCCACGTGTATCAAACTATCCACTGAAAAT aaaATCACTACCAAGAATGCATTTGGCTTGCACTTGATTGATTTCATGTCAGAGATTCTTAAACAGAAAGACACCGAACCGACCAACTTTAAA GTGGCTGCTGGCACTCTGGATGCCAGCGCCAAGATCTATGCTGTGCGTGTAGATGCTGTCCACACTGACGTATTCAGAGTCCTTGGGGGACTGGGCAAAGATGTGCCGTCTCCGGAAGAAGTCGAGAGCCAAGGTGCAG ATGGAAGTGCTGCTGAAATGGGAGCTGGCCGAAAGCCTCCAAAGCCAAAGAAGAAGCACTCGTACAAAACCATCGAGCAGAACGTGAGCAACCTCAATGTCCCCGAGGCGGATCGGAAGTGTGAG GTTGACCCCATGTTTCAGAGGACTATAGCCTCGTTCGATGAGTGCAGCACAGCAGGAGTCTTTctctccaccctccactgccaCGACTACAGGAGTGAGCTGCTTTTTCCTTCCGATGTCCGGGTGCTCTCCACTGAGGCCCCTCTCGATTTCCCAGATTTAGGTTGGGTGGACATGACGGATTTAAAAG CGCCCTTGCAGCAGTGTGCCGAAGATCGCCAGATCTGCCCTTCCCTGGCCggcttccagttcactaattggGACAGTGAAACACATAATGAG tcGGTGTCGGCCCTGGTAGACAAGTTTAAGAAGAATGACGAGGTGTTCGACATCAACGCCGAGGTGGAGGAGAGTGACTGCGGGGACTTCCCAAAGGGGCCCCTGGAGGACGACTTTGATGATAATGATGAACCTGACCACACCACAGCTGGGGATCCCGAAGAAGTCAGGAGCTCAGAGGAGCCCTGCCACGTTCAGAGCTGCCA GGAAGAAATGATTCCCCTTGGGGATGGAGACATTAGGACCATGTGCCCTCTTCTTTCCATGAAACCTGGAGAATATTCTTATTTCAGTCCCCGTACCATGTCAATGTGGGCTGGCCCGGATCACTGGCGCTTTAGACCCCGACACAAAC ACGATGCTGCCTCACaagcagagaacagaaagaagagtacaaagaaagattttgaaatcGACTTTGATGATGATATTGACTTTGATGtgtattttcaaaaaacaaag gCTGCTACTATTCTGTCCAAGTCCACTTTAGAGAACCAGAGTTGGAGAGCCACCACTCTTCCTACGGATTTCCACTACGAGACTAATGATCTTGTCCAGCTGCATCTCAAACCAGGCACCAGG tTACTTAGAATGGCCCAAGGCGAGAGGACAGGGACCGTGCATTATGAAGAAATTGGAGACTATGATTACAACAACCCGAACGACACCTCCAACTTCTGCCCTGGATTACAG GCTGCAGACAGTGATTCTGAAGAGTCAGATGACTTATTTGTGGGACCAGTTGGGACCCTTGACCTTACACCTGATCCTCACCATCCACCTAAGACAACACAGGAAAACGATGACCTGCCTGAAGTCCAAGGATTAGATATCACCACTTACGGGGAGTCCAATCTGGTAGCGGAGCCTCAGAAG gtaaataaaattgaaattcatTATGCCAAGACTGCCAAAAAGATGGACATGAAGAagttgaagcagagcatgtggcaTTTGCTGGCAGACTCCTCAAAGCAAGCAGATGCCGAG GCAAACCACAGAGAAACTGGGGAAGAGGAGCAGCCGGTGGAGGTGGCCAACGGGAAGACGCTCAGCAGGCTCACAAAGGACCTGCAGAAGAG CCTACCTCCCGTCATGGCTCAgaacctctctgtacctctggCCTTTGCCTGCCTCCTACATTTAGCCAATGAAAAGGTGGGTAAATCTG
- the NCAPH gene encoding condensin complex subunit 2 isoform X3, which yields MFVSDRQRSIRNPPRNPDCRGSSHRVGKDLGTMSNSSSDTCGDPQSASLPSDRVLSMALPRKASLSTPDTPVLKDFPQNDDEKERLQRRRSRVTDLQLNADSPHFLASPSSRNIDVSAMTPKFTNTQIAEHYSTCIKLSTENKITTKNAFGLHLIDFMSEILKQKDTEPTNFKVAAGTLDASAKIYAVRVDAVHTDVFRVLGGLGKDVPSPEEVESQGADGSAAEMGAGRKPPKPKKKHSYKTIEQNVSNLNVPEADRKCEVDPMFQRTIASFDECSTAGVFLSTLHCHDYRSELLFPSDVRVLSTEAPLDFPDLGWVDMTDLKAPLQQCAEDRQICPSLAGFQFTNWDSETHNESVSALVDKFKKNDEVFDINAEVEESDCGDFPKGPLEDDFDDNDEPDHTTAGDPEEVRSSEEPCHVQSCQEEMIPLGDGDIRTMCPLLSMKPGEYSYFSPRTMSMWAGPDHWRFRPRHKHDAASQAENRKKSTKKDFEIDFDDDIDFDVYFQKTKAATILSKSTLENQSWRATTLPTDFHYETNDLVQLHLKPGTRLLRMAQGERTGTVHYEEIGDYDYNNPNDTSNFCPGLQAADSDSEESDDLFVGPVGTLDLTPDPHHPPKTTQENDDLPEVQGLDITTYGESNLVAEPQKVNKIEIHYAKTAKKMDMKKLKQSMWHLLADSSKQADAEANHRETGEEEQPVEVANGKTLSRLTKDLQKSLPPVMAQNLSVPLAFACLLHLANEKVGKSESRAGRKQGSF from the exons ATGTTTGTCTCAGACCGGCAAAGAAGCATCAGAAACCCACCAAGAAACCCAGACTGTCGAGGTTCTAGCCATAGAGTTGGAAAAGATCTTG GCACAATGAGTAACTCTTCTTCAGATACCTGTGGAGACCCCCAGAGTGCCTCCTTACCTTCAGATCGGGTGCTCTCAATGGCCTTGCCCAGGAAGGCCTCTCTCAGTACTCCTGATACCCCAGTCCTTAAAGACTTTCCCCAGAATGACGATGAAAAGGAGCGACTGCAGCGGAGGCGCTCCAGGGTCACTGACCTGCAGCTCAACGCCGACTCGCCTCATTTCCTGGCCTCCCCCTCCAGCAG GAATATTGATGTTTCAGCTATGACTCCTAAGTTTACGAACACACAGATTGCAGAGCATTACTCCACGTGTATCAAACTATCCACTGAAAAT aaaATCACTACCAAGAATGCATTTGGCTTGCACTTGATTGATTTCATGTCAGAGATTCTTAAACAGAAAGACACCGAACCGACCAACTTTAAA GTGGCTGCTGGCACTCTGGATGCCAGCGCCAAGATCTATGCTGTGCGTGTAGATGCTGTCCACACTGACGTATTCAGAGTCCTTGGGGGACTGGGCAAAGATGTGCCGTCTCCGGAAGAAGTCGAGAGCCAAGGTGCAG ATGGAAGTGCTGCTGAAATGGGAGCTGGCCGAAAGCCTCCAAAGCCAAAGAAGAAGCACTCGTACAAAACCATCGAGCAGAACGTGAGCAACCTCAATGTCCCCGAGGCGGATCGGAAGTGTGAG GTTGACCCCATGTTTCAGAGGACTATAGCCTCGTTCGATGAGTGCAGCACAGCAGGAGTCTTTctctccaccctccactgccaCGACTACAGGAGTGAGCTGCTTTTTCCTTCCGATGTCCGGGTGCTCTCCACTGAGGCCCCTCTCGATTTCCCAGATTTAGGTTGGGTGGACATGACGGATTTAAAAG CGCCCTTGCAGCAGTGTGCCGAAGATCGCCAGATCTGCCCTTCCCTGGCCggcttccagttcactaattggGACAGTGAAACACATAATGAG tcGGTGTCGGCCCTGGTAGACAAGTTTAAGAAGAATGACGAGGTGTTCGACATCAACGCCGAGGTGGAGGAGAGTGACTGCGGGGACTTCCCAAAGGGGCCCCTGGAGGACGACTTTGATGATAATGATGAACCTGACCACACCACAGCTGGGGATCCCGAAGAAGTCAGGAGCTCAGAGGAGCCCTGCCACGTTCAGAGCTGCCA GGAAGAAATGATTCCCCTTGGGGATGGAGACATTAGGACCATGTGCCCTCTTCTTTCCATGAAACCTGGAGAATATTCTTATTTCAGTCCCCGTACCATGTCAATGTGGGCTGGCCCGGATCACTGGCGCTTTAGACCCCGACACAAAC ACGATGCTGCCTCACaagcagagaacagaaagaagagtacaaagaaagattttgaaatcGACTTTGATGATGATATTGACTTTGATGtgtattttcaaaaaacaaag gCTGCTACTATTCTGTCCAAGTCCACTTTAGAGAACCAGAGTTGGAGAGCCACCACTCTTCCTACGGATTTCCACTACGAGACTAATGATCTTGTCCAGCTGCATCTCAAACCAGGCACCAGG tTACTTAGAATGGCCCAAGGCGAGAGGACAGGGACCGTGCATTATGAAGAAATTGGAGACTATGATTACAACAACCCGAACGACACCTCCAACTTCTGCCCTGGATTACAG GCTGCAGACAGTGATTCTGAAGAGTCAGATGACTTATTTGTGGGACCAGTTGGGACCCTTGACCTTACACCTGATCCTCACCATCCACCTAAGACAACACAGGAAAACGATGACCTGCCTGAAGTCCAAGGATTAGATATCACCACTTACGGGGAGTCCAATCTGGTAGCGGAGCCTCAGAAG gtaaataaaattgaaattcatTATGCCAAGACTGCCAAAAAGATGGACATGAAGAagttgaagcagagcatgtggcaTTTGCTGGCAGACTCCTCAAAGCAAGCAGATGCCGAG GCAAACCACAGAGAAACTGGGGAAGAGGAGCAGCCGGTGGAGGTGGCCAACGGGAAGACGCTCAGCAGGCTCACAAAGGACCTGCAGAAGAG CCTACCTCCCGTCATGGCTCAgaacctctctgtacctctggCCTTTGCCTGCCTCCTACATTTAGCCAATGAAAAGGTGGGTAAATCTG